From Lycium ferocissimum isolate CSIRO_LF1 chromosome 12, AGI_CSIRO_Lferr_CH_V1, whole genome shotgun sequence, one genomic window encodes:
- the LOC132039441 gene encoding uncharacterized mitochondrial protein AtMg00810-like — MKPPPGLFSSPTSDVCKLKRSLYGLKQAPRAWCDKFRSTLLQLSFEQSCVLLLVYVDDIIITGTDSSLITSLQQQLKDSFHMKDLGTLTYFLGLEVHYNSLGVFLNQCKYTQDLIALAGLQESPSVDTPLELNVKYRRDERDLIPDPTLFRQLVGSLNYLTITRPDIFFAVQQVSKFMQNPCHLHVVDVRRIIRYLSGTSTRGLFFPSGSPIQLKAFSDSDWAGCSDTHCSVMGWCMSLGDSLISWKSKKQDCVSKSSTEAEYRAMYTACSEIIWLRGLFAEIEFPQSSPTSFYADNTSVIQIATNPVYHERTKHIEVDCHFIREAVDRRVIPLPHVSSDLQIADMFTKSMARQCHRFLLGKLMLVDPPTSI; from the exons ATGAAACCTCCACCTGGTTTGTTTTCATCACCCACATCAGATGTTTGCAAGTTGAAGCGATCTTTGTATGGATTAAAACAAGCTCCCAGAGCTTGGTGTGACAAGTTTCGATCTACTTTGCTTCAACTCTCTTTTGAACAAA GTTGTgttcttcttttggtatatgtAGATGACATCATTATCACAGGAACTGATTCTTCATTAATCACTAGCCTCCAGCAACAACTTAAGGATTCTTTTCATATGAAAGATCTTGGTACTCTAACATATTTCTTGGGATTGGAAGTTCATTATAATTCTTTAGGTGTTTTCTTAAACCAGTGCAAATATACTCAGGATTTAATTGCTTTGGCTGGTCTTCAAGAATCACCCTCTGTTGATACTCCATTGGAATTGAATGTAAAGTATCGCCGTGATGAAAGAGATCTTATTCCTGATCCAACTTTGTTTCGACAATTAGTTGGAAGCCTAAATTATCTTACTATTACTAGGCCTGACATCTTTTTTGCAGTTCAACAAGTCAGTAAATTTATGCAGAATCCCTGTCATCTACATGTAGTGGATGTTCGTCGCATCATTCGATATCTCTCAGGAACATCTACTCGTGGATTGTTCTTTCCTAGCGGCTCTCCTATTCAGCTTAAAGCGTTTAGTGATTCTGATTGGGCTGGATGTTCTGATACTCACTGCTCCGTCATGGGATGGTGCATGTCTCTCGGAGATTCTTTGATATCTTGGAAGAGCAAGAAGCAAGATTGCGTTTCAAAATCTTCAACGGAGGCTGAATATCGAGCAATGTATACTGCTTGTTCTGAGATTATTTGGCTTCGTGGTTTATTTGCAGAAATAGAATTTCCTCAATCTAGTCCTACTTCTTTCTATGCTGACAACACAAGTGTCATTCAGATTGCAACCAATCCAGTTTATCACGAAAGAACCAAGCATATTGAAGTGGACTGTCATTTTATCAGAGAAGCTGTAGATAGAAGAGTTATTCCTCTTCCACATGTATCTAGTGATCTTCAAATAGCTGATATGTTTACAAAATCAATGGCACGACAATGTCATCGGTTTCTACTAGGCAAATTGATGCTTGTTGATCCAccaacatcaatttga
- the LOC132039822 gene encoding ABC transporter C family member 8 has translation MASPHTAQLGEFLWICGGEFNWGSLCIHRTIVDALNLLLVFLLLLVLLVSSMRKIRIICGYRKDWMALGISICCALVSIVYFGLGLCKFISCTKDGGISNLSWLQCFVCGLIWITLTTSLLVQGSKWIQILISSWWVIFFLLISTLNIEVSIKTQSIQILDLVTWLVTFLFLFYALSTFHHIMSQSSSKQSLLEPLLVDQPDHEKRISIGHGGLFSKLSFSWVNRLLGLGNSKTLALEDIPCLGSDDEAILAYEQLSRELQSEKLLIKAIARVYWKQMVLAGALIFLRIISVVIAPLMLYAFVAYSSRETGTFFEGVVLLGCLVVDKLVDSLCSRHFFFYSRRIGMRIRSALMVAVYQKQLKLSNLGRRRHSTGEIVNYIAVDAYRMGESPMWFHSLWSSGVQIFFAVGVLFGVVGLGALPGLVPLVIFGLLNVPFAKILQKCQTEFMIAQDKRLRSMSEILNSMKIIKLQSWEENFKKTIDSHREDEFKWLGKIQLNKVYNTLLYWTSPTIVSCVIFLGLVFFKSAPFDAATIFTVLAALRSMSEPVRMLPEALSNVIQVKVSFDRINSFLLEDEIKTDDVEAFPLGDSDHSVCIVNGHFTWDPQSPDALLKNLNFQAKRGQKIAVCGPVGAGKSSLLFAILGEIPKTAGTVHVYGSIAYVSQTAWIQSGTVRDNILFGRSMDENKYHEAVKVSALDKDIDNFDYGDLTEIGQRGLNMSGGQKQRIQLARAVYSDADVYVLDDPFSAVDAHTAATLFNDCVMTALKNKTVILVTHQVEFLSEVDQILVMESGQITQSGSYDELLMSGMAFEQLVNAHKNVVAGLDPLTYKDERDPYAGFGIELEEADEPYIVKENSQKDVTLKQGIQLTQEEEKESESAVWKIFLDYVVTSKGSLFLCYNVLTQAGFVAFQAAASYWLAIAIQSPKISHIMVIGVYTSVSLVSALFVYLRSLFAALLGLKASKAFFSGFTNSIFNAPMLFFDSTPVGRILTRASSDLSVLDFDIPFSYAFVMAAGIELLATIGIMASVTWQVLLVGIIATVGSKYVQGHYQPTAKELMRINGTTKAPVMNYATETSLGVATIRAFGAVDRFFQNYLKLIDADAKVFLCSNGAIEWLVFRTEALQNLTLFTAAFLIVSIPKGYVSTGLIGLSLSYALALTNTQVFLSRWYSNLANYVISAERIKQFMRIPPEPPAIVEDNRPPSSWPTKGRIELLDLKIKYRPNAPLVLKGITCTFCEGTRVGVVGRTGSGKTTLISTLFRLVEPYSGQVTIDDINICSIGLKDLRSKLSIIPQEPTLFKGSVRTNLDPLGLYSDEEIWNALEKCQLKATISTLPNLLDSSVSDEGENWSTGQRQLFCLGRVLLRRNRILVLDEATASIDSATDAILQRIIREEFCNCTVITVAHRVPTVIDSDMVMVLSFGELVEYDQPSRLMQTNSFFAKLVAEYWSSCRRSSLQKLDRYTVS, from the exons ATGGCTTCTCCACATACTGCTCAACTTG GGGAATTCTTGTGGATATGTGGAGGAGAATTCAATTGGGGTTCATTATGCATCCACAGAACAATAGTAGACGCCTTGAATCTCTTGTTAGTCTTTCTTTTACTTCTAGTCCTACTTGTAAGTTCTATGAGAAAAATTAGAATTATTTGTGGTTATAGAAAGGACTGGATGGCTCTAGGTATTTCTATATGTTGTGCTCTTGTAAGCATTGTGTATTTTGGTCTTGGTTTATGTAAATTCATTAGTTGTACTAAAGATGGTGGTATTAGTAATCTAAGTTGGTTACAATGCTTTGTTTGTGGATTAATTTGGatcactttaacaacatcattgcTTGTTCAAGGATCTAAATGGATCCAAATCCTTATTTCTTCTTGGTGggtcattttctttttgttgatttCCACTCTCAATATTGAAGTTTCGATAAAAACACAGAGCATCCAAATACTAGACCTGGTGACATGGCTAGTGactttcttgtttttattttatgccttaAGTACCTTTCATCACATCATGTCTCAATCCTCTTCGAAACAGAGTTTGTTAGAACCTCTACTAGTTGATCAACCTGATCACGAGAAACGAATTAGTATAGGACATGGCGGTCTTTTTAGCAAATTGTCATTCTCTTGGGTTAATCGTTTACTTGGCCTAGGAAACTCGAAAACTTTAGCTCTTGAAGACATACCTTGTCTAGGATCCGATGATGAAGCGATCTTAGCCTACGAGCAATTGTCCCGTGAATTGCAATCAGAGAAACTACTCATTAAGGCCATAGCAAGAGTTTACTGGAAACAAATGGTACTTGCAGGAGCATTAATATTTCTCAGGATTATTTCTGTTGTAATTGCTCCGTTAATGCTATATGCATTCGTGGCTTATTCAAGTCGCGAGACAGGAACATTTTTTGAAGGTGTTGTCTTATTAGGGTGCTTGGTTGTTGACAAGCTTGTTGACTCTCTTTGTTCTCGACATTTCTTTTTCTACTCGAGAAGGATTGGTATGAGAATAAGATCAGCTCTAATGGTAGCAGTTTATCAAAAACAGCTCAAGCTCTCGAATTTAGGTAGGCGTAGACACTCAACCGGAGAGATAGTAAACTACATTGCTGTAGATGCTTACCGGATGGGAGAATCTCCGATGTGGTTTCACTCATTATGGAGCTCTGGCGTGCAAATATTTTTTGCTGTTGGTGTACTTTTCGGAGTTGTTGGACTCGGGGCACTTCCAGGTTTAGTACCCCTTGTTATCTTTGGGTTGCTGAATGTtccatttgcaaaaatactTCAGAAATGTCAGACTGAATTTATGATTGCACAAGATAAACGACTCCGGTCCATGTCTGAGATTCTCAATAGTATGAAGATAATCAAGTTACAGTCCTGGGAagagaatttcaagaaaacaatcgACTCGCATAGGGAGGACGAATTCAAGTGGTTGGGTAAAATTCAGTTAAACAAAGTTTATAACACTTTGTTGTATTGGACGTCCCCAACAATCGTCTCATGTGTCATCTTTTTAGGACTCGTCTTTTTCAAGAGTGCACCATTTGATGCTGCTACGATTTTCACTGTGTTGGCGGCATTAAGGTCCATGTCAGAACCTGTTAGAATGCTACCGGAAGCGTTGTCAAATGTGATTCAAGTCAAAGTTTCTTTTGATAGGATAAATAGTTTCCTACTTGAAGATGAAATCAAAACAGATGATGTAGAGGCATTTCCTCTTGGGGATTCAGATCATAGTGTTTGTATAGTAAATGGTCATTTCACCTGGGATCCCCAGTCACCTGATGCATtgcttaaaaatttaaattttcaagcaaaaagaggaCAGAAGATTGCAGTTTGTGGACCAGTTGGAGCTGGAAAATCATCTCTTTTATTTGCTATACTTGGAGAAATACCAAAAACTGCAGGAACA GTACATGTATACGGATCCATCGCATATGTCTCTCAAACTGCTTGGATCCAGAGTGGAACGGTGCGCGATAATATACTGTTTGGGAGGTCAATGGACGAAAACAAGTATCATGAGGCGGTTAAGGTATCTGCTCTAGACAAAGATATCGATAATTTTGACTATGGTGACCTCACGGAGATAGGTCAGCGAGGGTTGAATATGAGCGGAGGACAGAAGCAGAGGATTCAACTTGCTCGAGCTGTTTATAGCGATGCTGATGTCTACGTTCTTGATGATCCGTTTAGCGCTGTAGACGCACATACAGCAGCAACTCTTTTTAAT GACTGTGTTATGACTGCCCTGAAGAATAAAACAGTTATTCTTGTTACTCATCAAGTGGAGTTCCTATCTGAGGTTGACCAAATTCTG GTCATGGAGAGTGGACAAATTACTCAATCAGGAAGTTATGATGAGCTCTTGATGTCCGGGATGGCCTTTGAACAGCTTGTAAATGCTCACAAAAATGTTGTAGCTGGACTCGATCCGCTAACCTATAAAGATGAACGCGATCCTTATGCAGGATTTGGAATTGAGCTAGAAGAGGCTGATGAGCCTTACATTGTAAAAGAAAACAGCCAAAAAGACGTTACATTAAAGCAGGGAATACAATTGACACaggaggaagaaaaagaaagcgaAAGTGCTGTGTGGAAGATCTTCCTAGACTATGTTGTAACATCTAAAGGATCACTCTTCCTTTGTTATAACGTACTTACTCAGGCTGGCTTTGTTGCTTTTCAGGCTGCTGCAAGTTACTGGCTAGCAATCGCgattcaaagtcctaaaattaGCCATATCATGGTTATTGGTGTCTATACTTCAGTGTCATTAGTTAGCGCACTTTTCGTGTATCTCAGATCTCTATTTGCAGCTCTCTTGGGCTTAAAAGCATCTAAAGCCTTCTTTTCTGGTTTCACAAATTCTATTTTCAACGCTCCCATGTTGTTCTTCGACTCTACTCCAGTTGGACGGATATTGACCCGg GCTTCATCAGATTTGAGTGTGTTAGATTTCGACATTCCATTCTCCTATGCATTTGTGATGGCTGCTGGAATAGAATTGCTTGCAACAATCGGCATTATGGCCTCAGTGACATGGCAGGTTCTCCTTGTGGGCATCATTGCTACAGTGGGCTCAAAATATGTCCAG GGACATTATCAACCCACTGCCAAGGAGTTGATGAGAATCAATGGGACAACAAAGGCTCCTGTTATGAATTATGCAACTGAGACATCACTTGGAGTTGCCACAATAAGAGCGTTTGGTGCAGTAGACAGATTCTTTCAAAACTACCTAAAACTTATTGATGCAGATGCAAAGGTCTTTCTTTGTTCCAATGGAGCAATCGAGTGGTTAGTTTTTAGAACCGAAGCACTTCAAAACCTCACCCTATTCACGGCAGCTTTTCTCATAGTTTCGATCCCAAAGGGTTACGTCTCTACAG GGCTTATCGGACTCTCTCTTTCTTATGCATTGGCACTTACAAATACTCAAGTTTTCTTAAGCCGGTGGTATAGCAACTTAGCTAACTATGTCATTTCAGCTGAAAGGATCAAACAGTTCATGCGTATACCTCCTGAGCCTCCAGCAATCGTTGAAGACAATAGGCCACCATCGTCGTGGCCTACCAAGGGTAGAATAGAATTGTTGGATCTAAAG ATTAAATATCGTCCAAATGCTCCATTAGTTCTCAAAGGGATAACTTGCACTTTCTGCGAGGGGACTAGAGTAGGAGTTGTAGGAAGGACAGGAAGTGGCAAAACAACACTTATAAGCACTCTATTTCGCTTAGTAGAGCCTTATAGCGGGCAAGTTACCATAGACGACATTAACATTTGTTCTATAGGTCTCAAGGATTTGAGGTCAAAACTCAGCATCATCCCTCAAGAACCAACGCTTTTCAAGGGGAGCGTTCGAACAAATTTGGACCCTTTAGGTCTCTACTCTGATGAAGAGATATGGAAT GCTCTAGAGAAATGCCAGCTTAAGGCTACAATTAGTACACTGCCAAACCTACTAGACTCCTCAG TGAGTGATGAAGGCGAAAACTGGAGTACGGGGCAACGACAACTCTTCTGTTTAGGCAGGGTCCTTTTGAGGAGGAACAGAATACTAGTGTTGGATGAAGCAACTGCCTCTATCGATTCGGCTACTGATGCAATTCTGCAGAGAATTATTCGAGAAGAATTCTGTAACTGCACAGTAATAACAGTTGCTCACAGAGTTCCTACTGTCATAGACAGTGACATGGTCATGGTCCTCTCTTTTG GGGAGCTTGTGGAGTATGATCAGCCCTCAAGACTCATGCAAACCAATTCTTTTTTTGCTAAACTTGTGGCAGAATATTGGTCCAGCTGCAGAAGGAGTTCTCTTCAGAAACTAGATCGCTACACCGTTAGCTAG